From the Desulfarculaceae bacterium genome, one window contains:
- a CDS encoding flippase-like domain-containing protein, with protein MKSLAKRLILLAVTALFLYLVLRKVEPDRLWQALSDLYWPLLPAVVAVYLAGFIPRAQKWRIILGRLKPVGLGGALGYTFVGCAGNALLPARLGELVRAYICGRREDIPATAVLSTILLERVLELLSLLVLLCAAVAYTGHGELYKLALIGLAACLGLMLGLFFLQRHPGWIVKLAGLAPWPGVRAKAEGWLSTFVDGLAVVKSPGRLAAIIALGWVVYLIEGGAYWLLAQAFGLEISYAQTLFVLCFIFVGMTIPSTVGNIGPLQYFCVLGLGYFGVDSSSALIYSVFINAMMYLPGLVGLGYLHSYGSSLGSLRGQIGQMAPGRQPKG; from the coding sequence ATGAAGAGCCTCGCCAAACGGCTGATACTCCTGGCCGTGACCGCCCTGTTCCTCTACCTGGTGCTCAGGAAGGTGGAGCCGGACCGTCTGTGGCAGGCTCTGAGCGATCTTTACTGGCCATTGTTGCCCGCGGTGGTGGCGGTGTATCTGGCCGGGTTCATCCCCCGGGCCCAGAAATGGCGCATCATCCTGGGCCGCCTCAAGCCGGTGGGCCTGGGCGGGGCCCTGGGCTACACCTTCGTGGGCTGCGCGGGCAACGCGCTACTCCCCGCCCGTTTGGGCGAGCTGGTGCGAGCCTACATCTGCGGCCGCCGCGAGGACATCCCGGCCACGGCGGTGCTCTCCACCATCCTCTTGGAGCGGGTGCTGGAGCTGCTCTCGCTGCTGGTGTTGCTCTGCGCGGCGGTGGCCTACACCGGCCACGGCGAGCTGTACAAGTTGGCCCTCATCGGCCTGGCCGCCTGCCTGGGGCTGATGCTGGGGCTGTTCTTTTTGCAGCGCCACCCCGGCTGGATCGTCAAGCTGGCCGGCCTGGCCCCCTGGCCCGGGGTGCGGGCCAAGGCCGAAGGCTGGCTGAGCACCTTTGTGGACGGCCTGGCGGTGGTCAAAAGCCCGGGACGCCTGGCGGCCATCATCGCCCTGGGCTGGGTGGTTTATCTCATCGAGGGCGGGGCCTACTGGCTTTTGGCCCAAGCCTTCGGCCTGGAGATAAGCTACGCCCAGACCCTGTTCGTGCTCTGCTTCATCTTCGTGGGCATGACCATCCCCAGCACCGTCGGCAATATCGGCCCCTTGCAATACTTCTGCGTGCTGGGCCTGGGCTACTTCGGCGTGGACAGCTCAAGCGCCTTGATCTACTCTGTTTTCATCAACGCCATGATGTATCTGCCCGGCCTGGTGGGGCTCGGCTACCTCCACTCCTACGGCTCCTCCCTGGGCAGCCTGCGCGGCCAGATCGGCCAAATGGCCCCGGGCCGCCAACCAAAAGGATAA
- a CDS encoding FAD-dependent oxidoreductase translates to MTTEVETIILGGGLTGLSLAQYLDHESLVLEAKERPGGLCRSFVKDGFTYDIGGHILFSRDSELLAQLTGWLEGNLLEQRRNNQIWFRDRFVKYPFENGLYALEKQDIFDCLMGFLERSDAEPSNLDEWCRFRFGEGLAGKYLIPYNDKIWKRAAKDISVHWVERIPSPPTADVVKAAIGIETEGYTHQLNFLYPQRGGIEALIHALAQGVNLKTGFRATSIKKTSAGWEVSDGNETYACRRLISTIPVMNLAACLQGAPDDARQACDALQYNSIILVMLGVGHEGLSDKSAVYIPDPAILPHRVCYMSYFSPHNAPQGSSHLVAEITVPPGDKLLAAGEDELVGRVAEQVAGLCGITPAEVTASDVQKIKYAYVVYDLAYLSNRERVYNWLDGLGLHTCGRFGSFEYLNMDQCLERARDLAAKLNQE, encoded by the coding sequence ATGACCACGGAAGTGGAAACCATCATCCTGGGCGGCGGCCTCACCGGCCTGAGCCTGGCCCAATATCTGGACCACGAGAGCCTGGTGCTGGAGGCCAAGGAGCGCCCCGGCGGGCTGTGCCGCAGCTTCGTGAAGGACGGCTTCACCTACGACATCGGGGGGCACATCCTCTTTTCGCGCGACTCGGAACTGTTGGCCCAGCTCACCGGCTGGCTGGAGGGCAACCTCTTGGAGCAGCGGCGCAACAACCAGATATGGTTCCGCGACCGCTTCGTGAAATATCCCTTTGAAAACGGCCTTTACGCCCTGGAAAAACAGGATATTTTCGATTGCCTCATGGGCTTTCTGGAGCGCAGCGACGCCGAACCCTCCAACCTGGATGAGTGGTGCCGCTTCCGCTTCGGCGAGGGCCTGGCGGGCAAGTACCTGATCCCCTACAACGACAAGATATGGAAGCGCGCGGCCAAGGACATCTCGGTGCACTGGGTGGAGCGCATCCCCTCCCCGCCCACGGCCGACGTGGTCAAGGCGGCCATCGGCATCGAGACCGAGGGCTACACCCATCAGCTCAACTTCCTCTATCCCCAGCGCGGGGGCATCGAGGCCCTGATCCACGCCCTGGCCCAGGGGGTTAACCTCAAGACCGGTTTCCGGGCCACGAGCATCAAAAAGACCAGTGCGGGCTGGGAGGTTAGCGACGGCAACGAGACCTACGCCTGCCGCCGCCTCATCTCCACCATCCCGGTGATGAACCTGGCCGCCTGCCTGCAGGGCGCGCCGGACGACGCCCGCCAAGCCTGCGACGCCTTGCAGTACAACAGCATCATCCTGGTCATGCTGGGGGTGGGCCACGAGGGCCTGAGCGACAAGAGCGCCGTGTACATTCCGGACCCGGCCATCCTGCCCCACCGGGTGTGCTACATGAGCTACTTCAGCCCGCACAACGCGCCTCAAGGCAGCTCCCACCTGGTGGCCGAGATCACCGTGCCGCCGGGCGACAAGCTCCTGGCCGCCGGCGAGGACGAGCTGGTAGGCCGGGTGGCCGAGCAGGTGGCCGGTCTCTGCGGCATCACCCCGGCCGAGGTCACCGCCAGCGACGTGCAGAAGATCAAGTACGCCTACGTGGTCTACGACCTGGCCTACCTGAGCAACCGGGAGCGGGTCTACAACTGGCTGGACGGCCTGGGACTCCACACCTGCGGCCGCTTCGGGTCCTTCGAATACCTGAACATGGATCAGTGCCTGGAGCGAGCCCGCGATCTGGCCGCCAAGTTGAATCAGGAATAA
- a CDS encoding NTP transferase domain-containing protein, whose translation MQAVIIAGGQGTRLGDLTKEVPKPLVPVAGRPFMDHQLRLLAGQGVERVVLCIGHFGEQIRAFVGDGSRWGLEVAYSEDGPTLLGTGGSLKKAAPLLEERFFMIWGDSYLLLDYRAVWQRFLASAAPGLMVVWRNQGQKEPSNVRLKGGMVASYDKWSPGPEYDCIDYGLSAFSREVLERIPAGEPYAIEKVFVELASAGQLAAYVVEHPYFEIGSPTGLAELEQHIIEQEGQSPA comes from the coding sequence GTGCAGGCGGTGATCATAGCCGGGGGCCAGGGCACCCGCCTGGGCGACCTGACCAAAGAGGTCCCCAAGCCCCTGGTGCCCGTGGCCGGGCGGCCCTTCATGGACCACCAGCTCAGGCTCCTGGCCGGGCAGGGCGTGGAGCGGGTAGTGCTGTGCATCGGCCACTTCGGCGAACAGATCCGCGCCTTTGTGGGCGACGGCTCCCGCTGGGGCCTGGAGGTGGCATACAGCGAAGACGGCCCCACCCTGCTGGGCACCGGCGGCAGCCTGAAAAAGGCCGCCCCCTTGCTGGAGGAGCGCTTTTTCATGATCTGGGGCGACTCCTATCTGCTCCTGGACTACCGCGCGGTGTGGCAGCGCTTTTTGGCCTCCGCCGCGCCGGGGCTCATGGTGGTGTGGCGCAACCAGGGGCAAAAGGAGCCCTCCAACGTGCGCCTCAAGGGCGGCATGGTGGCCTCCTATGACAAGTGGTCCCCCGGCCCGGAGTACGATTGCATCGACTACGGCCTGAGCGCCTTTTCCCGCGAGGTGCTGGAGCGCATCCCCGCGGGCGAGCCCTATGCCATCGAGAAGGTGTTCGTCGAGCTGGCCTCAGCGGGTCAGCTGGCCGCCTACGTGGTGGAGCACCCCTACTTTGAGATCGGCTCGCCCACCGGACTGGCCGAGCTGGAGCAACACATCATCGAGCAGGAAGGACAATCCCCCGCATGA
- a CDS encoding NAD-dependent epimerase/dehydratase family protein produces the protein MRTFITGGAGFIGSHMVDAIIEQGPLTVYDNLSSGSLDFLAEHREHPNFNFVKGELGDLEQVSQAMAGHQRVIHYASNPDIARGMLETDLDLREGTLLTYNVLEAMRLNGAKEILYTSGSGIYGDVGTFPTPEDFGPLMPISFYGASKLAGEGLISAFAHQYGMKAYILRMGNVVGGRQTHGVGYDFIRKLKKYAQSLEILGDGTQAKSYVHVTDVIGAMLYIMAETDDTVNVFNVATDDVLDVTSIAKIVIAEMGLSGVELKYTGGDRGWKGDVPQVRLVLDKIHALGWYSKMNSAEAITASIRAMLAEDRD, from the coding sequence ATGCGCACTTTCATCACCGGCGGGGCCGGCTTCATCGGCAGCCACATGGTGGACGCCATTATCGAGCAAGGCCCCCTCACCGTGTACGACAACCTCTCCTCCGGCTCGCTGGACTTTTTGGCCGAGCACCGGGAGCACCCCAACTTCAACTTCGTGAAGGGCGAGCTGGGCGACCTGGAGCAGGTGAGCCAAGCCATGGCCGGGCACCAGCGGGTGATCCACTACGCCTCCAACCCGGACATCGCCCGGGGCATGCTGGAGACCGACCTGGACCTGCGCGAAGGCACCCTTCTCACCTACAACGTGCTGGAAGCCATGCGCCTCAACGGGGCCAAGGAGATTCTCTACACCTCGGGCTCCGGTATCTACGGCGACGTGGGCACCTTCCCCACCCCCGAGGACTTCGGCCCGCTCATGCCCATCAGCTTTTACGGGGCCTCCAAGCTGGCCGGAGAGGGGCTGATCAGCGCCTTTGCCCACCAGTACGGCATGAAGGCCTACATCCTGCGCATGGGCAACGTGGTGGGCGGACGCCAGACCCATGGGGTGGGATACGACTTCATCCGAAAACTTAAGAAATATGCTCAATCGCTCGAAATACTTGGCGATGGCACCCAGGCAAAAAGCTACGTGCACGTGACTGACGTGATCGGGGCCATGCTCTACATCATGGCTGAAACCGACGACACGGTGAACGTGTTCAACGTGGCCACGGACGATGTTTTGGACGTGACCAGCATCGCCAAGATCGTGATCGCCGAGATGGGCCTGAGCGGCGTGGAGCTCAAGTACACCGGCGGCGACCGGGGCTGGAAGGGCGACGTGCCCCAGGTGCGCCTGGTGCTGGACAAGATTCACGCCCTGGGCTGGTACAGCAAGATGAACTCGGCCGAGGCCATCACCGCCTCCATCCGGGCCATGCTGGCCGAGGATAGGGACTAA